One Janthinobacterium sp. TB1-E2 genomic region harbors:
- a CDS encoding GTP-binding protein: MAQRKLPVTVLSGFLGAGKTTLLNHILRNREGKRVAVIVNDMSEVNIDASLVKDSAEAAGAALSRTEEKLVEMSNGCICCTLRDDLLLEVRRLAAEDRFDYLLIESTGVGEPMPVAATFDFEDEHGDSLNDVARIDCMVTVVDCVNLLNDFHSEDSLEQRGETAGEGDDRQLANLLTEQIEFANVIVLNKVGMVDAAERLRVLAVIKALNPGARIIETNQSLVPLDAILGTNLFNLEQAASMPGWAQELAGIHTPETDTYGISSFVYRSKEPFHAQRLHDYIAQPIKGVVRSKGYFWLASRPEWVASLSGAGKLMNIEPVGLWWASVPKERWPTDAASLAEVKAGWSETYGDRYQELVFIGQDMDQAAIEADLKKCQLNYTETRQGMAAWRKLADPFPQWQRMEELED; the protein is encoded by the coding sequence ATGGCCCAGCGCAAACTCCCCGTCACCGTCCTATCCGGCTTTCTCGGCGCCGGCAAGACCACCTTGCTCAACCACATACTGCGCAACCGCGAAGGCAAGCGCGTGGCCGTCATCGTCAATGACATGAGCGAAGTCAATATCGATGCCTCGCTCGTGAAAGACAGTGCCGAAGCGGCCGGCGCGGCTTTGTCGCGCACGGAAGAAAAACTCGTGGAAATGTCGAACGGCTGCATCTGCTGCACCTTGCGCGACGATCTGTTGCTGGAAGTGCGGCGCCTGGCCGCGGAAGACCGCTTCGATTATTTGCTGATCGAATCGACGGGCGTGGGCGAGCCGATGCCCGTCGCCGCCACCTTCGACTTCGAGGATGAGCACGGCGACAGCCTCAATGACGTGGCGCGCATCGACTGCATGGTCACCGTCGTCGACTGCGTCAACCTGCTCAATGATTTCCACAGTGAAGACAGCCTCGAGCAGCGGGGCGAGACGGCGGGCGAGGGGGACGACCGCCAGCTGGCCAATTTGCTGACGGAACAGATCGAGTTTGCCAATGTCATCGTCCTCAACAAGGTCGGCATGGTCGATGCGGCCGAGCGCCTGCGCGTGCTGGCCGTCATCAAGGCGTTGAATCCCGGCGCGCGCATCATCGAAACGAACCAGTCCCTCGTGCCGCTCGACGCCATCCTGGGCACGAATCTGTTCAACCTGGAGCAGGCGGCCAGCATGCCGGGCTGGGCGCAGGAGCTGGCCGGCATCCACACGCCGGAAACGGACACCTATGGCATCAGCAGTTTTGTGTACCGGTCGAAGGAGCCGTTCCACGCGCAGCGCCTGCATGACTACATTGCCCAGCCGATCAAGGGCGTGGTGCGCAGCAAGGGATATTTCTGGCTGGCCAGCCGCCCCGAATGGGTGGCCAGCCTGTCCGGCGCGGGCAAGCTGATGAATATCGAACCCGTGGGCCTGTGGTGGGCGTCCGTGCCCAAGGAGCGCTGGCCAACGGATGCGGCCTCGCTGGCGGAAGTTAAAGCGGGCTGGAGCGAAACGTATGGCGACCGCTACCAGGAGCTCGTCTTCATCGGCCAGGACATGGACCAGGCCGCCATCGAGGCGGACTTGAAGAAATGTCAACTCAACTACACGGAAACGCGCCAGGGCATGGCCGCCTGGCGCAAGCTGGCCGACCCGTTTCCCCAATGGCAGCGCATGGAAGAACTCGAAGATTAA
- a CDS encoding ABC transporter ATP-binding protein, with protein sequence MLHLASLTYGYDHASPVLDIDAFHLPAGQHALLLGPSGSGKSTLLHLLAGILAPQAGRLEVAGKSLPGLTPRQRDSWRGRTIGLLPQQLALVPSLNVLDNVLLPAYASGQRPDPARAASLLGQLGLANKLDTYPYALSGGERQRAAIARAIVMRPRLILADEPTANLDDAACTAVVHLLASQAEQVGASLVIASHDARVLAAMPDALVLRLPRSSSRVAA encoded by the coding sequence ATGCTCCACCTCGCCTCTTTGACCTATGGCTATGACCATGCCAGCCCCGTGCTCGATATCGACGCATTCCACTTGCCCGCCGGGCAGCACGCACTGCTGCTGGGGCCGTCCGGCTCCGGCAAATCGACTTTGTTGCATTTGCTGGCGGGCATCCTGGCGCCCCAGGCGGGCCGCCTTGAAGTGGCGGGCAAGTCCCTGCCCGGCCTCACGCCGCGCCAGCGCGACAGCTGGCGCGGCCGCACCATCGGCTTGCTGCCACAGCAACTGGCGCTGGTGCCCAGCTTGAACGTGCTCGACAATGTCTTGCTGCCCGCCTACGCCAGCGGGCAGCGGCCCGATCCGGCCCGCGCGGCCAGCTTGCTGGGCCAGTTGGGCCTGGCCAACAAGCTCGATACCTACCCATATGCTTTGAGCGGCGGCGAACGCCAGCGGGCCGCCATCGCGCGCGCCATTGTCATGCGCCCGCGGCTGATCCTGGCCGACGAGCCGACGGCCAACCTCGACGACGCCGCCTGCACCGCCGTCGTGCACCTGCTGGCCAGCCAGGCTGAGCAAGTTGGCGCCTCGCTGGTGATTGCCAGCCACGACGCCAGGGTGCTGGCCGCCATGCCCGATGCGCTCGTGCTGCGCCTGCCCCGCTCCAGCTCCAGAGTGGCGGCATGA
- a CDS encoding GTP-binding protein, translating to MTELIPVTIITGFLGSGKTTLLKRILQGDHGVRIAVIENEFAAESIDHGLLVQDSDEQIVEMNNGCICCSVRGDLIRILGELQARRAAGIIAFDHVIIETTGLAAPGPVAQTFFAEPSVSEYYMLDAILTVVDARHAQQQLTAHKEAQEQVGFADRILLSKTDLVSKDELAALRQRLVAINGRAGIQKVRFGNVPLRDILNIRGFNLNAIVELEPDFLGELGHRHGDGVQSFVYHQSQPLDLLQVENFLDAVVQLFGTQLMRYKGILYVADLDCRAVFQGVHMLMGSELGAPWRDGEPRASKIIFIGRDLPQDMLIRGLDRCVTASVSEVAA from the coding sequence ATGACAGAATTGATCCCCGTTACCATCATCACGGGTTTTCTCGGCAGCGGGAAAACCACCTTGCTCAAGCGCATATTGCAGGGCGATCACGGCGTGCGCATCGCCGTGATCGAAAACGAATTCGCCGCCGAAAGCATCGACCATGGCTTGCTGGTGCAAGATAGCGACGAGCAGATCGTGGAAATGAACAATGGCTGCATCTGCTGCAGCGTGCGCGGCGACCTGATCCGCATCCTCGGTGAACTGCAGGCCAGGCGCGCGGCAGGAATTATTGCCTTCGACCACGTGATCATCGAAACGACGGGCCTGGCCGCGCCCGGACCCGTGGCGCAAACTTTCTTTGCGGAGCCCTCCGTCAGCGAGTACTACATGCTCGACGCCATCCTGACGGTGGTCGATGCGCGCCACGCGCAGCAGCAATTGACGGCGCACAAGGAAGCGCAGGAGCAGGTGGGCTTTGCCGACCGCATCCTGCTGTCGAAGACGGACCTGGTCAGCAAGGACGAGCTGGCCGCGTTGCGCCAGCGCCTGGTCGCCATCAATGGCCGCGCCGGCATACAGAAAGTGCGCTTCGGCAATGTGCCGCTGCGCGACATCCTGAATATTCGCGGTTTCAACTTGAACGCCATCGTCGAGCTGGAGCCGGATTTCCTGGGAGAACTGGGACACCGCCATGGCGACGGCGTGCAATCATTCGTCTATCACCAGTCCCAGCCCCTCGACCTGCTGCAGGTGGAAAATTTTCTCGATGCTGTGGTACAGCTGTTCGGCACCCAGCTGATGCGCTACAAGGGGATTTTGTATGTTGCCGACCTGGATTGCCGCGCCGTGTTCCAGGGCGTGCACATGCTGATGGGCTCGGAGCTGGGCGCGCCGTGGCGCGACGGCGAACCGCGCGCCAGCAAGATCATCTTTATCGGCCGCGACTTGCCGCAGGATATGCTGATACGCGGCCTGGACCGTTGCGTGACGGCCAGCGTAAGCGAGGTGGCGGCATGA